One genomic region from Chitinophagales bacterium encodes:
- a CDS encoding BlaI/MecI/CopY family transcriptional regulator, with product MKPLTKAEEEIMQVLWKLEKGFVKEIIDELPKPKPAYNTVSTIVRILEKKGFVDHEAFGKSYRYYPLISKSSYSNDSIKSLMQNYFGGSFEELVSFFVKKNDIDIAEAEKLIEEIKKNKPL from the coding sequence ATGAAACCATTAACAAAAGCAGAAGAAGAGATCATGCAGGTGCTTTGGAAATTGGAAAAGGGCTTTGTGAAAGAAATCATTGACGAGCTGCCAAAGCCCAAGCCTGCATACAATACGGTATCGACCATTGTGCGTATTTTGGAGAAAAAGGGTTTTGTAGATCACGAAGCATTTGGCAAAAGCTATCGCTATTATCCGCTCATCAGCAAATCGAGCTATTCCAATGATTCCATTAAATCGCTGATGCAAAACTATTTTGGCGGATCCTTTGAAGAGCTGGTCTCCTTTTTTGTAAAGAAAAATGACATTGATATTGCCGAAGCGGAAAAACTGATTGAAGAAATCAAAAAAAACAAACCGTTATGA
- a CDS encoding M56 family metallopeptidase, which translates to MNWINAFIISNVSLIVFFGIYYLWLQKETHFQFNRAFLLFGLLFSVALPFVQLPQSTVVSAVTVPLFTLNEVLVTPETASGSFNWKQILLWTYAGIALFLALKFLAGILAILLLAFRNKRQQMSGYTLVQTDKNSIFSFFHFLFWNDELADSKSASKILLHEQTHIRQWHSLDIVLVELLKIVFWINPAIWVLHKSIRLNHEYLADAVACTSEKSDTVSYSNILLAHIFGTNAHVLENNFFNHSLTKKRIAMLTQKRSLNSTKWKYLLFIPAVFIGFYFASCTDQKEEVIKEIEVKKELGEETDNKLSEDLPMFPGGEKALIEYLSTEITYPESAKEAGIEGTTFVRLLIDEKGEVYEAEVAKGFNEACDAEALRVIEDMPRWNVPALKEGEERKVEFVLPIKFVLSDKEQ; encoded by the coding sequence ATGAACTGGATAAATGCATTTATCATCAGCAATGTATCGCTTATTGTATTTTTTGGCATCTACTATTTGTGGCTGCAAAAGGAAACCCATTTTCAATTCAACAGGGCCTTTCTTTTATTTGGCCTGCTGTTTTCCGTGGCCTTGCCTTTTGTCCAATTGCCCCAAAGCACAGTTGTATCAGCAGTAACGGTTCCGCTTTTTACCCTAAATGAAGTATTGGTCACTCCCGAAACAGCAAGTGGCTCATTTAATTGGAAGCAGATTTTACTATGGACATACGCAGGTATTGCCCTGTTTTTGGCCCTAAAATTTTTGGCCGGGATTTTGGCCATTCTGCTTTTGGCTTTTAGAAACAAACGGCAGCAAATGTCCGGTTACACATTGGTGCAAACCGATAAAAATTCCATTTTCTCCTTTTTCCACTTCCTCTTTTGGAACGATGAGTTGGCCGACAGCAAATCGGCCTCGAAAATACTGCTGCACGAACAGACCCATATCCGGCAGTGGCACAGTTTGGATATTGTTTTAGTGGAGCTCTTGAAAATTGTCTTTTGGATCAATCCGGCCATTTGGGTCCTGCATAAAAGCATTCGGCTAAACCACGAATACCTGGCAGATGCCGTGGCCTGTACAAGCGAAAAATCCGACACGGTTTCTTATTCAAATATATTGCTCGCACATATTTTTGGCACCAATGCCCATGTGCTTGAAAATAATTTTTTCAATCATTCACTCACTAAAAAACGTATCGCTATGCTGACACAAAAAAGATCATTGAATAGTACAAAGTGGAAATACCTGCTGTTTATTCCCGCTGTTTTTATCGGATTTTACTTTGCTTCCTGCACCGATCAGAAAGAAGAGGTGATAAAAGAAATAGAAGTAAAAAAAGAACTCGGGGAAGAAACTGATAACAAACTCTCAGAAGATTTACCAATGTTTCCCGGAGGAGAAAAAGCACTTATTGAATATTTAAGTACTGAAATCACATATCCCGAATCTGCAAAGGAAGCCGGAATAGAAGGAACAACATTTGTCCGGCTGCTGATAGACGAAAAAGGGGAGGTGTATGAAGCCGAAGTAGCAAAAGGCTTTAATGAGGCCTGTGATGCCGAGGCCCTGCGCGTAATAGAAGATATGCCCCGTTGGAATGTGCCTGCATTGAAAGAAGGCGAAGAGCGAAAAGTGGAATTTGTGTTGCCTATAAAATTTGTGCTTTCAGATAAAGAACAATAA
- a CDS encoding alpha/beta hydrolase, protein MTVFKLFPTIILIVAHCFVAAQTSHFVLSDDSVKLHYKTIGTGHPILIINGGPGFSSDGFQAMATEIAKQGYQTILYDQRGTGQSLMEKTDSHTITMDLMTKDIEAIRKDLKIKEWVVLGHSFGGMMAYYYATRHPDQIKAIVASSSGGLDLSLLGTTASAIQAKLSPAEADSLAYWRTQRNSGENQELARRQYAKFLAPAYVYKRENIPTVAKRLTEGNTELNALVWRNLIQINYDCSEALKTFAKPVLIIQGKEDILQIELAEKADRVFPNSTLVLLDSCGHYGWLDQPGKYYNSIFTFLDQQVLYAK, encoded by the coding sequence TTGACTGTTTTCAAACTCTTTCCCACGATTATCCTCATAGTTGCGCATTGCTTTGTTGCTGCGCAAACTTCCCATTTTGTTTTGTCCGATGACAGCGTAAAACTGCACTACAAAACCATTGGAACCGGCCATCCCATATTGATCATCAATGGAGGGCCGGGATTCAGCAGCGATGGTTTTCAAGCTATGGCCACCGAAATTGCAAAGCAGGGCTACCAGACCATTTTGTACGATCAAAGAGGAACCGGGCAATCCCTGATGGAAAAAACAGATAGCCACACCATCACCATGGATTTGATGACAAAGGATATTGAGGCCATTCGAAAGGATCTAAAAATAAAAGAATGGGTCGTACTGGGACATTCCTTTGGCGGTATGATGGCCTATTACTACGCCACCCGGCATCCCGATCAAATAAAAGCCATTGTAGCTTCCTCCTCGGGCGGATTAGACCTCTCGCTCCTGGGAACTACAGCCTCTGCCATTCAGGCGAAGCTCAGTCCTGCCGAAGCGGATTCACTGGCTTACTGGCGCACTCAGAGAAATAGCGGAGAAAACCAGGAATTGGCAAGAAGGCAATACGCGAAATTCCTGGCCCCGGCCTATGTTTATAAGCGCGAGAACATACCCACTGTAGCGAAAAGGCTGACGGAAGGAAATACTGAATTAAACGCACTGGTATGGCGCAATTTGATCCAAATCAACTATGATTGCAGCGAAGCTTTAAAAACATTCGCCAAACCTGTACTGATTATCCAGGGTAAAGAAGATATTTTACAAATTGAGCTGGCAGAAAAAGCAGATCGTGTTTTTCCGAATTCCACCCTTGTTTTGCTCGATAGTTGTGGACATTATGGCTGGTTAGACCAACCCGGAAAATATTACAATTCTATTTTTACTTTTCTTGATCAACAAGTGCTTTATGCTAAATAA
- a CDS encoding YtoQ family protein yields the protein MSYTVFLSGEIHSSWRNEIINAAREKGLGIEFSYPELEHDASDNCGVEILGAEDSNFWKDHKAAKINAMRIRKGIEEADIVVVRFGEKYKQWNAAFDAGYAAALGKSLIINHPEEFTHALKEVNAAANATAHNNQQVIELLTYLCRK from the coding sequence ATGTCTTACACCGTTTTTTTATCAGGAGAAATCCACAGCAGTTGGAGAAATGAAATTATCAATGCAGCAAGGGAAAAGGGTCTGGGTATAGAATTTTCCTATCCCGAACTGGAGCACGATGCCAGCGACAACTGTGGCGTGGAAATCCTGGGAGCAGAGGACTCTAATTTCTGGAAAGACCACAAGGCGGCAAAGATCAATGCCATGAGAATTCGAAAGGGCATTGAAGAAGCCGATATTGTAGTAGTGCGCTTTGGCGAAAAGTACAAGCAATGGAATGCAGCCTTTGACGCGGGCTATGCTGCTGCACTTGGCAAATCACTGATCATCAATCATCCAGAAGAATTCACCCATGCGCTAAAAGAAGTAAATGCTGCAGCCAACGCTACAGCCCACAATAATCAACAAGTCATAGAGTTATTGACTTACCTTTGCAGAAAATAG
- a CDS encoding leucine-rich repeat domain-containing protein, producing the protein MIERLLRKRIFITALCLLTLPPAFAQEDASMQLDPRELDEYKENAGYFIGVLQQYFNIVGDSSAPFSEKKVIFTESWQKLFRDSKVQVEDDLDPGRSHIIYKDITAYLKDIDFFFQHAEFNFEVKEIMPLINDEGHLFLKVDLHQRLNAIDIDGDTIRKEGERFVEISVNRQEQDLKIVSIYSNKISEDVNLLKWWQNLSGNWQAFFAKKVLLSDSLYLFDVLKDKDSIDFTNDFLHIAQAKDTSSKSDTLYFTDDKVLNQIRRITLSESLSISGDSSLRNLNALHVFSNLRQLDISHTKIQDLSPIRHFTDLRYLNASYSLVYDISPLQYNSGLKYLDLSFTLIEKLDVLYRFINLELLNLSNTRPQSLKGIENLSALKELGLANMQLEQVEYQRLQHLKALDYLKLSHSNIQDLSPLSNLQNLTRLDIRNTEISDITPLSSCDALKIINLEGAPLSSLLPLLVLPDIKKIYCDNTRISKKLAYDFMSKRPGTLVVHNSKYLFNWWQSLSEEWKSILAPQYNSKLDKEALQEIASQGKIDISGRKDIHSIEAVAILENLTYLDISNTSVEDITPLSDLRNLKYIDISNTSVNSLVPLILCSKLITLKMESTPVRSLTPLKSIPELAAIYADSSAVDPQSFDSLVFRNESLVIIHKTAYYMEWWNNLEQDWKHILADPIDVPLEPGKLQLHRIIHQKTLTITGNRKITYLEPLKKLRYLKELHISETGVSDLSPLKKLIYLEKLSITDGPLKNLIGIEPLINLEHLNISNTPVDDLEPIEALPTLKVLKLQGTAVRNLKSLSGLQSLEVLDCSNTNIRNLRHIEGLPNLKTITCYNTRISDRYIESFKAERYGVKVVYY; encoded by the coding sequence ATGATTGAGCGGCTTTTGCGCAAACGGATTTTTATTACAGCACTCTGTCTCCTGACATTGCCCCCCGCCTTTGCACAAGAGGATGCATCCATGCAACTCGACCCCAGGGAACTGGATGAATACAAAGAAAATGCGGGGTATTTTATAGGTGTATTGCAGCAGTATTTCAATATTGTAGGCGATTCCTCTGCGCCATTCAGCGAGAAAAAAGTGATTTTTACGGAATCCTGGCAGAAGCTTTTCAGAGATTCGAAAGTCCAGGTAGAAGATGATCTTGATCCTGGTAGAAGCCATATTATTTACAAAGACATCACTGCCTATTTAAAAGACATTGACTTCTTTTTTCAACATGCTGAATTCAATTTTGAAGTGAAAGAAATAATGCCCCTGATAAACGATGAAGGGCATTTGTTTTTGAAAGTGGATTTGCATCAGCGCCTCAATGCCATAGATATTGATGGAGACACTATTCGCAAAGAAGGGGAGCGCTTTGTGGAAATATCTGTCAATCGGCAGGAGCAAGACCTTAAAATAGTAAGCATTTATTCCAACAAAATAAGTGAAGATGTAAATCTGCTAAAATGGTGGCAAAACCTCTCTGGAAACTGGCAGGCGTTTTTTGCCAAAAAAGTATTGCTCAGCGATTCGCTCTATCTTTTTGATGTGTTGAAGGACAAAGACAGCATAGATTTTACAAATGATTTTCTACACATCGCACAGGCAAAAGATACAAGCAGCAAATCAGATACCCTATATTTTACTGATGACAAAGTGCTGAATCAGATCAGAAGAATCACACTTTCGGAATCGTTGAGTATCAGTGGCGACAGCAGTCTGCGCAATTTGAATGCCCTGCATGTTTTTTCAAATTTGCGACAATTGGATATTTCACATACTAAAATCCAGGATCTTTCACCCATTCGCCACTTTACTGATCTGCGCTATCTAAATGCTTCCTATTCTTTGGTTTACGACATCAGCCCACTTCAGTACAATTCAGGATTGAAATATTTAGACCTCAGTTTCACCTTGATAGAAAAACTGGATGTACTGTATCGATTTATCAATCTGGAGTTGCTCAATTTATCCAATACACGTCCTCAGAGCCTGAAGGGCATTGAAAATCTTTCTGCATTAAAAGAACTGGGGCTGGCCAATATGCAGCTTGAACAAGTTGAATACCAGCGTTTGCAGCATTTAAAAGCCCTGGACTACTTAAAATTGTCTCATTCAAATATTCAGGATTTAAGCCCACTGAGTAATTTGCAAAACCTGACCCGATTAGACATTCGCAATACTGAAATTTCTGATATAACCCCATTGTCGAGTTGCGATGCATTAAAGATCATCAATCTGGAAGGTGCGCCACTCAGCAGCCTGCTTCCGCTTTTGGTTTTACCTGATATCAAGAAAATATACTGCGACAATACCCGTATCAGTAAAAAACTGGCCTATGATTTTATGTCAAAAAGGCCGGGAACATTGGTAGTGCACAATTCAAAATATCTTTTCAACTGGTGGCAATCCTTATCTGAGGAATGGAAATCTATTCTGGCCCCTCAGTATAATAGCAAACTGGACAAGGAAGCCCTTCAGGAAATTGCTTCACAGGGCAAAATAGATATCAGCGGACGCAAAGACATTCATTCTATTGAAGCAGTGGCAATTCTTGAAAATCTTACCTATCTGGATATCAGCAATACATCTGTGGAGGATATAACACCGCTTTCCGATTTGCGCAACCTCAAATACATTGACATTTCAAATACCAGTGTAAATTCGTTAGTGCCTTTGATTCTATGCTCTAAACTAATTACATTAAAAATGGAATCTACTCCAGTGCGTTCATTGACCCCGCTTAAAAGTATCCCTGAACTCGCGGCTATTTATGCAGATAGCAGTGCTGTTGATCCACAAAGCTTCGATTCTTTGGTATTTAGGAATGAGTCTTTGGTAATTATACACAAGACTGCTTATTATATGGAGTGGTGGAACAATCTCGAACAGGATTGGAAACATATTCTTGCAGACCCAATTGATGTGCCATTAGAACCTGGCAAATTGCAATTGCACAGAATTATCCATCAAAAAACACTGACTATAACGGGCAATCGAAAGATCACTTACCTTGAACCGCTTAAAAAATTGCGCTATTTAAAAGAACTTCATATTTCTGAAACCGGTGTAAGTGATTTGTCTCCATTGAAAAAACTGATATACCTGGAAAAATTAAGCATAACGGATGGCCCTTTAAAAAACTTGATCGGTATTGAGCCCCTGATAAATCTTGAGCATCTGAACATCAGCAATACACCTGTTGATGATCTTGAACCCATTGAAGCTTTGCCAACATTAAAAGTGCTGAAATTGCAAGGAACAGCCGTAAGAAATCTGAAATCCCTTTCTGGGCTGCAAAGTCTGGAAGTACTGGATTGTAGCAATACCAATATTCGTAATCTTCGCCACATAGAGGGGCTGCCCAATTTAAAAACCATCACCTGCTATAATACCCGCATTTCCGATCGCTATATTGAGTCCTTCAAAGCGGAGCGGTATGGAGTGAAGGTTGTTTATTATTGA
- a CDS encoding DUF3307 domain-containing protein, which translates to MSVAQFLILQIVAHLLTDFFFQTDENARSKNNLGFKSTFLKWHILIVFLLSWIFSLQVNFVFGALIIAVTHFVIDGLKIHINKHPKFGRYSFFIDQTLHLIILSAVVFLFKEYCGIQPLIEINIDEKYILGFAGFLICLKPANIFIKQVFYAYQIKTPENNDLPHAGKLIGILERLLVLTFILLNQFEAVGFLIAAKSILRYKDSDTLKTEYVLIGTMLSFGIAIIAGVIINLFNMH; encoded by the coding sequence ATGAGTGTTGCACAATTTCTAATTCTTCAAATAGTAGCGCACCTGTTGACGGATTTTTTCTTTCAGACTGATGAAAATGCCAGAAGCAAAAATAATCTTGGTTTCAAAAGTACATTTTTGAAATGGCATATTCTTATCGTCTTTTTATTATCATGGATTTTTTCGCTTCAAGTAAACTTTGTATTTGGGGCACTCATTATTGCAGTTACTCACTTTGTGATTGATGGATTAAAAATACATATAAATAAGCATCCCAAATTTGGCAGATATTCATTTTTTATTGATCAGACACTACATCTAATAATATTATCAGCTGTGGTTTTCCTTTTCAAAGAATATTGTGGCATTCAACCTTTGATAGAAATAAATATTGATGAAAAATATATTTTAGGGTTTGCAGGGTTTTTAATTTGCTTAAAGCCAGCTAATATTTTTATCAAACAGGTATTTTATGCTTATCAAATCAAAACACCTGAAAATAACGATTTACCTCATGCAGGAAAACTAATAGGCATTTTAGAAAGGTTATTGGTCCTAACATTTATCTTATTAAATCAATTTGAAGCAGTGGGGTTTTTAATTGCAGCAAAGTCAATTTTACGATATAAAGATAGCGACACATTAAAAACAGAATATGTGCTTATTGGCACAATGTTAAGTTTTGGAATTGCCATTATTGCAGGAGTAATCATTAATCTGTTTAATATGCATTAG